The Alnus glutinosa chromosome 3, dhAlnGlut1.1, whole genome shotgun sequence nucleotide sequence TATATACCTTCTCAAGATATTATCACTTTAGTACTTGTACCTCCGTagtttaaaaattaacactCAACCTCAAAATCTACCTAACGGTGATacttagagcattcttagtgaGCTCCTTATAGTTTAACCAAATTTTAActagaaaaatatgtttttactattttaattaGCCACTTTTCAAGAGCACCACtaatcaaactctctaaatacttttttacttgaaaagaaaaatataattttttattgattcttctttttttagttggtgaggaatgagagagagagagagagaataagtaGAGAGCTCGAtaaatgatataaaatttgggtAAACATCGCTTTTGAATAGCTCATTGTAAATGCTCTTAGCATgcgtagatttttttttttgtctttttacacAAAACTTATGTCATGCGTGTCAAATATGACATTTTCATCCCAAAAATATCTTAGgagtaaagtgtattttcctaaaattacaagttaattataatcaaatcatgggGATTTGATTACTACACtttgtatttactctaaaccctttaaataaagaatattacaatatcaactaaatatagaatatacaaaaaatataatatatttttcatatatatattctaacaaaaccAAATATAAAACAGAGCAATTCCTTTTCTATTGAACTTTGAGGTCTCCTTCCCCTACGTACGCTCATGCTTTTAGGAGAATCTGCTATGACATTCCCACGAGTTGCTACCAAAATAGATCAGTATTCTGTATTCGTTGTTTAGATTCGTATATAAGAGCAACAACTAACCTTAATTAATTTAGACAGTTTATCCCCTTGGATgttcaccaaaaagaaaagagaagcatTTGATATTGGAAAGCAAGGGGTGAGTGGCATACCTCATCCATGCCCAAATCGACCACTTTCTCCTCAATATCCTTGACATTAAACTCTCTAAGCAGAGTGATACCGAAGTTGGTGGACATGGGCTTCACCTCCAGATCATCCGTCACCATGTATCGAACCATCCCTTTCACGTAACCTACCTCTCTAGAGATACAGTTCACGAAATTGATGCAACTAGAACATGAATTCCCCTGCTTATATTCGATTTCGCGAATTCGATAGGAGCTGCAACCGCTGTTATTGCAGatactatttaattttttcctgcATGTAAATAACTCATCAACGTTTGGCAAGAGGAGAGGGACTTTAGGACCAGGAATGACTACTCTGGGCTTTAACAGGAAATCTTTTTTCCGGTCTGGCTGAAAGAATGCATCGCTCATATTTTCAATGCTATTGTAGAGGCTTGGCAAGCAGCCTACCATGCCTTCCTCTTTGAGGAGCCTAGTGACTGTTCCGACGGGCAGACTGAAAATGCTGAAGAGgaaatcaacaaattctttGTCTGCTTCAGCAAAGATCAGTCGTTGCTTCCTTTTATCTACCACAAGTTTCAGGCTTACTTTGGTGCCTGCCATGTTAGCTACGTGAACGATTATGAATCTTCAACTGGATTACGGCAAGTGCCCGTGTTGGCTTGGGTGTTATGGGGTAAGACTAGTAGTTTAAACGACTGAATCATCAATATATTTACTATATATCCATTTAACCTGGCGATTTGATAAGGTATATATAGTAATTAATGATCCTAATTAAAtgcaaattttatttcaattaaatattatatagatGTATTGGGTCTCTTATATTAAAGTTTGAGCCACatttataaagaattttaaaatattaattaaataattaaataaattattttttttataaattttggaaTAGGACTGTGGACTTCGTAAACTGAATGTATATCCTTTTGATGACAAGTGAAAAGTTTGAACCCACGgctaaaaagaatattaaaacgttaattttaaaattaaattaatcatttcttaTCCCTCAAACTTTTAACATCCAATAATACTTCCTTCCGTTTTTCACCACAACGAAGATAGCTCTACTCAGtgcatgtcatatcatcaaaAGGCGATAGCCTCAGATAATATCAAATGAAGTTGGAAGGAGCTAATTTATATA carries:
- the LOC133862367 gene encoding uncharacterized protein LOC133862367, with the protein product MAGTKVSLKLVVDKRKQRLIFAEADKEFVDFLFSIFSLPVGTVTRLLKEEGMVGCLPSLYNSIENMSDAFFQPDRKKDFLLKPRVVIPGPKVPLLLPNVDELFTCRKKLNSICNNSGCSSYRIREIEYKQGNSCSSCINFVNCISREVGYVKGMVRYMVTDDLEVKPMSTNFGITLLREFNVKDIEEKVVDLGMDEGLKLLKASLQSKTVLTSD